The Geomonas agri genome contains the following window.
GCGGCGAGGCGCCAGCCGGGCAGGAAGCCATACCAGAGCATCAGTCCTCCCATGAGAGCTAGCGAGACGACGAGGTCGACGACACTAGCCAGGATGCTCCCCAAGGGCACGATCAGGCGCGGGAAATAGACCTTGGTGAGCAGGTTGGCGTTACCCACCAGGGAACCGGAACTCTCGGAGAGGGCATTGGCGAAGAAGGTCCACGGGAGCAGCCCGGCGAACACCAGCAACGGATAAGGGACGTCCCCTGAAGGCATCTTGGCGAGGACGCCGAAGACAACGGTGAAGGCAGCCATGGCCAGCAGGGGACGCAGCACGGTCCAGATCACTCCGATGGCGGTCTGCTTGTAGCGGACCATCACGTCGCGCCAGACCAGGAACCAGAGCAGTTCCCGGTACCTCCAGAGGTCACGCCAGTAATGCAGCGCCGGTGCGTCAGGCTCGATGAGTAATAGGTCAGGTTGTGAGGTTTCTTCTATGGCCATGGCCTCTTTGTGGTGTTAAACGCCGCGTATGGGACGCAGCTTCTTCATTAGCGGCAAAATCCTCGTGGCATAATAACCTGAAATGGCCAGTGCCGCCCAGCAAAAACCGAAATTTGCCCTCACAATCCGCAAAGTTTCGGTGAAACGTGGGCGATCGCTCACCCCGCCCGGGCTGGCATAGCCGATCAACTGTGGACAGAAGACAAAATTGACCCCGTCTTTTTTCATTCTCTGATTGAAATCGAAGTCGGCGTACACCGGGTAACGGCAGTCAAATGGTGGCTCGGGGTGCAGCCGCTTGGGCACGAGGAGCGCCTGGTGGTGCAGGGTGTTGTAGAGCCTCAAGTGCCAGTCGGCTCTCGGGTGAAAGACCCGCCCCGGCCCCATCTGCACCGCACCGTAGAGAACATCGCCGGGGGCGTAGGCATCAAGACGCTCCGGCAGGGAGATCACCCGGTCCCCCGCGCCGAGAAAGAGGATGGAGCTCTCGGGGTCTGCAGCACGCCACCCCTTGTTCATGGCGTCGTACGTGCCGCGATCCGGTTCGCTCACCCAGTAATGCAACCGGTCTGCGTACCTCTTGATGACCTGCAGCGTACCGTCGGTGGAGCCACCATCGATAATGAGGTAGTCTATGGCTCTGGTGCGCTTTTGCTCCAGCACGCTGAGGATGGTATCTTCGAGCTCGCTCGCGGCGTTACGCACCACGGTCACGATGGAGATGCGCGGCTCCTTGCTCATCGCTTCGCCCTGCCCAGGATGAGCCGCAGCACCATGGCAGCGTGATCGAAGCGTCCCAGCAGTATGCGCAGCAGCAGTCCCCCGACCAGCACCAGGTAGACGGTCGGCAGCGCGTAGGGATAGTAGCGCCGGGTGAACAGGATGCGGTTGCGCACGTTGTAGAAGTCGCAGGTGTAGCTCTTGCGGCGCGGGTTGCTGCTGGTGCCAATGCTGCGGCCCACCTTGTGATAGACAAGGCTCCGCGGCGCAAAGCCGAGCTCGAAGCGTCCCTTCGCCCGCTCCGCCCAGTCCGCCTCCTCGAAGTAGAGGAAGTAGTCCTCGGACATGAGCCCCACCTCCTTGAGAAAGCGTCGGGAGACCATGAGGGACGCACCTTCCACGTAGTTCATCCACCGCTCCGCTCTGCCCCGCTCGGTGCGCCCTCCCCAGAATCGGCCGTAGTGCCAGGGAAGGCCGACGAAGCGGCAGTAATGCCCCCCACCCAGTGCCTGCACCTTGTCCCGGTCCTCGTAGTAGCGGATGGTCGAGCCGCACATGCCGATGGAGGGCTGTTCCTCCATGCGCCGCACCAGGTGTGCAAGCGCATCGGGATCGACAACCGTGTCGTTGTTGAGCAGCCAGGCGTAGGAGAAATCGTCCCGGGAGAGGGCGTAGCGCAACGCAACATTGTTGCCGCCGGCGAAGCCCAAATTCGCTCCGTTTCGCACCAACACAAGCCAGGGGTCCAGCCCCGCAATGCCGCCGCACTCCGCCTCGGCGGCACTGTACTCTGCGCAGTCGATGTCGTGGTCATCAACCCAGTCACGAAGGCGATGCAGCGAATCGTCCGTCGAGCCGTTGTCACAGACTATGACGCTCAAGGGGGAGTAGCTGAGTGCGCGCAGGCTTTCCAGGCACTCCAGGGTGTCCCGCCAGCCGTTCCAGTTGACAACAACGACGTAGACCCGGTTCACCAGTAGATGCTCCACGCAACCAGGGCAACCCAGACGATGCCAACGGCGAAGAGCGTCGGATCCTTCAAAAGCGATTCGGTGGGGTCACCATTTTGCCCCGACTGCACCCGGAACATGTAGCGCAAGAGGCCAAAGCAGCACAGGGGAACGCTGTATATCAGGGTGTGCCTGTTGATGGTGTACATGGCATAGGTGACGAGCACTGCTCCGCCGGTCATATACATCATCCCTTCCAGGAAACCCGCCGGATAGTGGGCCAGGTTCTCCCGATGGCCGCAGGCGCCGTCACCCAGCAACCGGTGTTCACAAAGCCGCTTCCCCGTGCTGAGAAAGATCGACAGCAAAAACACACTCATAAAGAGCCAGGGGGAAATGACGATATGGAAGACTTCGCCGCCGGCCTGAAGACGTAGCAGGAAACCGGCCGAGATGCAAAAGAGATCAACCAGTGCGAAGGACTTGAGGATCATGGAATAGGACAAGGTGACCATGACATAAGCGGACAGCAGCGCGATGAAAGCCAGGTTGACCCGGCTCCCTAACGCAAGGCCGCCGATAAAAAATGCCAGCGCAAGCAAAGCGGCGCGACTGACACTCACCTCACCGGTTGCCAGAGGTCGCTTGTTCTTGGTGGGGTGGCACGCGTCACGTGCCCGGTCCCGTATGTCGTTGACGAGGTATCCAGCGCTGGAAACGAGGCAAAATGCGGAAAAAGCAGTGATCCCCGTGGCTGTCTGTGCTGGTGACAAAATTTGACCGCCCAGAAAAGGAGGGAAGAAAAGCATCAGGTTTTTCAACCACTGAGCGGGACGCAGCAAGGTGAGATAAGCCCTCATCACTGTCCGACCTCCAGCTTTTGCAGCATTTTCGCCGCTGCCGCACGGTAGTGCGTATCGGCAGAGGCTTCCCGCACCGCCTGGCGGAAGTAGGACATGGCCCCGGCAACATCGCCGCGCTTTTGCGCCACCTTACCGCTCTGGTAGAGGTTGAAGGGATCATGCGTCTTCAGGTACATCAACCGGTAGGTATCGATCAGGTCGCGGTAAATTGCGTCCCTGACCGCGGCGTCGGCGGCCTGCCGGGCAAGGCTGTCATCGGCCTTGGCCAGCAGCTGCAGGAATTCCGGGCCGGCCTGCTCCTTGAGGGAAAAATTGCGGTAAAAATAGTCCCGTGCGCCCTGATAATCTCCCACATCAAGCCGCACCGACATCAGGTCTTTCTTGATGAGGTCAGCGATCGATGCCCGATGGTTCAGCCGTTCGGCCGTCTCGATTTCGCTGCGCCCCTGCTGCAGTTCTCCCTTTAATAAAAGAGCGACGCCGAGCTCGAGGTGTGCTCCTGCAAAGCCAGGGGACTTACGCACCGTGTCCCGGAAAAGAGTAAGGTTGTCCTGCCATACCAAGGTGCGCTGCACCGTCAAAGTGCCCGCGACGACAGCGATGGCAACGACCGTGGGCAGCAACCACTGCTGCCGATTGGCCTTCTCCAGAAAAACCGAGGCCTGGCCGGCAACCCCCAGGCACATGAACGCCGAGGGAAGATAAAGGTAGCGCTCGGCAAACGGAGTCCATGCGACATGGCCCAGCGAGACCGCAAGGGCGGGGAGCAAAAAGATGACGCAAGCTGCGGCAAGCACGGCGGCCATGCTACGCGTCTTCAGCCAGAACGGCAACAGCAGTAATGAGAGGATGGCGGGTACCAGATAGAGCACTGAGACGGTATCGATAGCAAAATTGAGGGGAAGCGGCATCAGCAGTTTTTTCAGATAGAAGCCCAGTGCCGAGGTGACGGTTTGCAAAGCCGTGAGCGCTCCACCGCCCTGGTTGCTCAGCAAGTTGCTGGCGCTGAGAGTCGGGCTAAGCGCGGCGAAGGTAACCAGCAGTAACATGCAGCAGGCGGCAACTCCAGCCAAAACGACAATAGCGGTCCGCCTGTACCGGGCAGGGGACGGCCAGTAGAAGGTCAGCAGCATCGCGGCCGGCAAGAAACAAATCGCGATCTCCTTGGCCAGCACCCCCAAAACGAACAGCAGCAAGGCCGCGTAAAGAAAGGGAAGCCGGTCCGTGCTGAGGCACCGCAACAGACACCAGAGCGCGGCGAGGACAAAAACCGCAGCCAAGGGGTCGGTACGGCCGGCGATCCATGTTACAGGTTCTGCGTTGACGGGATGAACGGCGAAAAGAATGGCAGCAGCCAGCGGAAAACACGGTGCTTTGATGGACCAGGCACCTGCCAGTTGCCTACCGATCAGGAACAACAGCACGGTGCTCAGTGCATGGAACAGGATGTTTTCCAGATGCATGAATCGGGGATGCATGCTCCAGAGAAGGTTGTCCAGGTAATAGGACAGTTCTACCAGGGGCCTGTAGTAGTAACTTCCGCCGGGACGGAACAAACCTGTTAATGTCTTGCCCGCGCCGGGGTCGTAGGCTGCGATGATGCGCGGGTCGTCGACTGAACATGTACCAGCAGAGAGTGCCGGGTAATAGACACAAAGGACGACAGCCGCCAGAAGAAGTATCTGATAGCAGGGTTTGAGTTTCATCCCGAGGTCTGCTTTGATGACACCATTTCCAGAAAAAATGCTTCCATGTCCTTCCTTTTGGGCTCCACCCGTTCGATGGAGCACCGCTGCTCTATCGACCTCTCGATGAAATCCTGCAGATCGGCTTTGGCCACAACTCGC
Protein-coding sequences here:
- a CDS encoding glycosyltransferase family 2 protein translates to MEHLLVNRVYVVVVNWNGWRDTLECLESLRALSYSPLSVIVCDNGSTDDSLHRLRDWVDDHDIDCAEYSAAEAECGGIAGLDPWLVLVRNGANLGFAGGNNVALRYALSRDDFSYAWLLNNDTVVDPDALAHLVRRMEEQPSIGMCGSTIRYYEDRDKVQALGGGHYCRFVGLPWHYGRFWGGRTERGRAERWMNYVEGASLMVSRRFLKEVGLMSEDYFLYFEEADWAERAKGRFELGFAPRSLVYHKVGRSIGTSSNPRRKSYTCDFYNVRNRILFTRRYYPYALPTVYLVLVGGLLLRILLGRFDHAAMVLRLILGRAKR
- a CDS encoding decaprenyl-phosphate phosphoribosyltransferase codes for the protein MRAYLTLLRPAQWLKNLMLFFPPFLGGQILSPAQTATGITAFSAFCLVSSAGYLVNDIRDRARDACHPTKNKRPLATGEVSVSRAALLALAFFIGGLALGSRVNLAFIALLSAYVMVTLSYSMILKSFALVDLFCISAGFLLRLQAGGEVFHIVISPWLFMSVFLLSIFLSTGKRLCEHRLLGDGACGHRENLAHYPAGFLEGMMYMTGGAVLVTYAMYTINRHTLIYSVPLCCFGLLRYMFRVQSGQNGDPTESLLKDPTLFAVGIVWVALVAWSIYW
- a CDS encoding ABC transporter permease, whose amino-acid sequence is MAIEETSQPDLLLIEPDAPALHYWRDLWRYRELLWFLVWRDVMVRYKQTAIGVIWTVLRPLLAMAAFTVVFGVLAKMPSGDVPYPLLVFAGLLPWTFFANALSESSGSLVGNANLLTKVYFPRLIVPLGSILASVVDLVVSLALMGGLMLWYGFLPGWRLAALPLFLLLCSLFLCGAGLWFAALNVKYRDFRYLVPFLLQFGLYVSPVGFSSAVVPESWRLLYSLNPMVGVIDGFRWALLGGRGEVFWPGVALSTLLSLLLLVSGVWFFRRTERILADVI
- a CDS encoding glycosyltransferase family 2 protein, with the protein product MSKEPRISIVTVVRNAASELEDTILSVLEQKRTRAIDYLIIDGGSTDGTLQVIKRYADRLHYWVSEPDRGTYDAMNKGWRAADPESSILFLGAGDRVISLPERLDAYAPGDVLYGAVQMGPGRVFHPRADWHLRLYNTLHHQALLVPKRLHPEPPFDCRYPVYADFDFNQRMKKDGVNFVFCPQLIGYASPGGVSDRPRFTETLRIVRANFGFCWAALAISGYYATRILPLMKKLRPIRGV